From one Gossypium hirsutum isolate 1008001.06 chromosome D08, Gossypium_hirsutum_v2.1, whole genome shotgun sequence genomic stretch:
- the LOC107914746 gene encoding protein MARD1 produces the protein MLRNRSRAVTSKQQPLMADHSSQSSSPSHNHTTPIPSFFGSPRFKVFTTKCLPDTEPVVLKSPTTILDNNKPLFPFGNLFGFDLNQPKSPKTFISLNNKRHHTTQTSEPKGVGLAIVDTLNDKPTKDKKVPPKTSNNKVLFGTKLRVQIPFNGCVPVKEMELSEDYTCVKSHGPNPKTTHIYGNCVVKSFCSSVLDEPRCAAESDFLSFCHTCKKNLEQKIDIYIYRGEKAFCSQECRYQEMVLDEEEK, from the exons ATGTTGAGGAATAGGTCCAGGGCAGTGACCAGCAAGCAGCAACCATTAATGGCTGATCACAGTTCTCAATCGTCGTCCCCCTCACACAATCACACCACACCAATCCCATCTTTCTTTGGTTCTCCAAGATTCAAAGTTTTCACTACAAAATGTCTCCCCGACACTGAACCTGTTGTACTCAAGAGCCCTACTACAATCCTCGACAACAACAAGCCATTGTTTCCCTTTGGCAACCTCTTTGGTTTCGATTTAAACCAACCCAAATCCCCCAAAACATTCATCTCACTCAATAACAAGCGCCACCACACAACCCAAACATCGGAACCAAAAGGTGTTGGTCTTGCCATAGTCGATACTCTCAATGATAAGCCAACTAAAGACAAGAAGGTTCCTCCCAAGACAAGTAACAACAAGGTTTTATTTGGGACCAAGCTCAGAGTTCAGATTCCTTTCAATGGGTGTGTTCCCGTTAAAGAGATGGAGTTGTCTGAGGATTATACATGCGTGAAATCCCACGGACCTAATCCCAAAACAACCCATATATATGGTAACTGCGTTGTAAAGAGCTTCTGCAGTAGTGTATTGGATGAGCCCAGGTGTGCAGCAGAGAGTGATTTCCTCAGCTTTTGTCACACATGCAAAAAGAATCTTGAACAGAAAATCGACATTTACATTTACAG AGGTGAGAAGGCTTTTTGCAGTCAAGAGTGCCGCTATCAGGAAATGGTACTAGATgaagaagagaaataa
- the LOC107914765 gene encoding uncharacterized protein — METLVVVAQHRSQYCSRVKPHGPARFGSSQPSRNFRGVNCRTFQSGAGLLPTPFKYSATPLTKRPSSPPSSSSSPKTPSPFADGTHSKATRKSSPIPINCSRAPRNDKPFNVEIPGEGFLYSELWAGPAYSNSPPPSSLPIPKFSLRVKRTVSLDLPAAYPIVDVHQTAKSAPASPTRELDPSVAEVFCSAASATKALRRILNLDNTDD; from the coding sequence ATGGAGACTCTTGTTGTGGTAGCGCAGCATAGGAGTCAGTACTGTAGCAGGGTGAAGCCACATGGGCCTGCCAGATTTGGGTCATCACAACCATCTAGGAATTTCAGAGGGGTTAATTGTAGGACTTTTCAATCTGGAGCAGGATTACTCCCGACCCCGTTTAAGTATAGCGCTACTCCTTTAACCAAACGGCCATCTTCCCCTCCCtcttcatcatcttccccaaaaacGCCATCTCCTTTTGCTGATGGAACACATTCCAAAGCTACAAGGAAAAGCTCTCCTATTCCTATCAATTGCAGTAGAGCCCCTAGAAATGATAAGCCCTTTAATGTGGAAATCCCTGGGGAAGGTTTTCTGTACTCTGAGCTTTGGGCTGGACCTGCTTATTCCAATTCACCACCTCCTAGTTCTTTGCCAATACCGAAATTCTCGCTTCGGGTGAAGAGGACAGTGTCTCTTGATTTGCCTGCTGCTTACCCCATTGTTGATGTTCACCAAACTGCTAAGTCTGCACCTGCATCTCCTACCAGGGAGCTTGACCCTTCTGTAGCTGAAGTTTTTTGTAGTGCTGCCTCTGCGACCAAGGCTTTGCGTCGCATTCTCAATCTTGACAATACTGATGACTGA